Proteins co-encoded in one Streptomyces sp. NBC_01283 genomic window:
- a CDS encoding DUF305 domain-containing protein: MRRRTCWIVGAVAAVAVAGGGITVAVASSDGSSGTSAPSTDSADAGFARDMATHHQQAVEMSYIVRDRTKDEEIRRLAYDIAQTQANQRGMLLGWLDLWELPKVPEQAPMEWMGMGDMPPGKDGALMPGMATNTELKGLEKLSGRAAEVRYLQLMTKHHKGGVHMAEGCVDRCEVGAEVRLARGMVASQESEIELMADLLKARGAKP; this comes from the coding sequence GTGAGGCGGCGCACCTGCTGGATCGTGGGGGCCGTCGCGGCGGTGGCCGTGGCCGGCGGCGGGATCACGGTCGCGGTCGCGTCGTCGGACGGCTCGTCCGGCACGTCCGCGCCCTCCACGGATTCGGCCGACGCGGGCTTCGCGCGGGACATGGCCACGCATCACCAGCAGGCCGTGGAGATGTCGTACATCGTGCGCGACCGCACGAAGGACGAGGAGATCCGCCGCCTCGCGTACGACATCGCCCAGACCCAGGCGAACCAGCGGGGCATGCTGCTCGGCTGGCTGGACCTGTGGGAGCTGCCGAAGGTGCCCGAGCAGGCTCCGATGGAGTGGATGGGGATGGGGGACATGCCGCCGGGCAAGGACGGCGCCCTGATGCCCGGGATGGCGACGAACACGGAGCTCAAGGGCCTGGAGAAGCTGAGCGGCCGGGCCGCGGAGGTGCGCTATCTCCAGCTGATGACCAAGCACCACAAGGGTGGGGTCCACATGGCCGAGGGGTGCGTGGACCGCTGCGAGGTGGGCGCGGAGGTGCGGCTCGCGCGGGGGATGGTGGCGTCGCAGGAGTCGGAGATCGAACTGATGGCGGACCTGCTGAAGGCGCGGGGCGCCAAGCCGTGA
- a CDS encoding DUF3105 domain-containing protein, whose product MGSAKNTSSSSRKARIEELRRAERARDRRGRIITITLSAVVVAGLVVGGVVLFKKADDSDTAADGKSAPTFKTTADGEKVWDAKKLGRTHVTKDVSYAMTPPVGGDHDQVWMNCNGDVYKDELPERNAVHSLEHGAVWVTYNDKAKAADLKKLEAKVKQTPYSLMSPVKDQKDPVMLSAWGHQRTVTGASDPKVASFFSTYVQGKQTPEPGAACTGGKGQ is encoded by the coding sequence ATGGGTTCCGCCAAGAACACGAGCAGCTCGTCCCGCAAGGCCCGGATAGAGGAGTTGCGCCGGGCAGAGCGTGCCCGCGACCGCCGTGGCCGCATCATCACGATCACCCTGAGCGCGGTGGTGGTCGCCGGGCTCGTCGTGGGCGGTGTCGTCCTCTTCAAGAAGGCGGACGACTCCGACACGGCCGCCGACGGGAAGTCGGCGCCGACGTTCAAGACGACCGCGGACGGCGAGAAGGTCTGGGACGCGAAGAAGCTGGGCCGTACGCACGTCACGAAGGACGTCAGTTACGCGATGACCCCGCCGGTGGGCGGCGACCACGACCAGGTGTGGATGAACTGCAACGGCGACGTCTACAAGGACGAGCTCCCCGAGCGCAACGCCGTGCACTCCCTGGAGCACGGCGCCGTCTGGGTGACGTACAACGACAAGGCGAAGGCCGCGGACCTGAAGAAGCTCGAGGCGAAGGTCAAGCAGACGCCGTACTCGCTGATGAGTCCGGTCAAGGACCAGAAGGACCCGGTCATGCTGTCGGCCTGGGGCCACCAGCGCACGGTGACCGGCGCATCCGACCCGAAGGTCGCCTCCTTCTTCTCCACCTACGTACAGGGCAAGCAGACGCCCGAGCCGGGGGCCGCCTGCACGGGCGGCAAGGGCCAGTGA
- a CDS encoding glutamine synthetase family protein: MDKQQEFVLRTLEERDIRFVRLWFTDVLGFLKSVAVAPAELEQAFDEGIGFDGSAIEGFARVYESDMIAKPDPSTFQVLPWRAEAPGTARMFCDILMPDGSPSFADPRYVLKRALAKTSDLGFTFYTHPEIEFFLLKDKPLDGSRPTPADNSGYFDHTPQNVGMDFRRQAITMLESMGISVEFSHHEGAPGQQEIDLRYADALSTADNIMTFRLVMKQVALEQGVNATFMPKPFSEHPGSGMHTHLSLFEGDRNAFYESGSEYQLSKVGRSFIAGLLKHAAEISAVTNQWVNSYKRIWGGSERTAGAGGEAPSYICWGHNNRSALIRVPMYKPGKTGSARVEVRSIDSGANPYLTYAVLLAAGLKGIEEGYELPPGADDDVWALSDAERRAMGIEPLPQNLGEAIALMERSELVAETLGEHVYDFFLRNKKQEWEEYRSEVTAFELRKNLPVL; the protein is encoded by the coding sequence ATGGACAAGCAGCAGGAATTCGTGCTCCGGACACTCGAGGAGCGCGACATCCGGTTCGTTCGCCTGTGGTTCACGGATGTCCTCGGCTTCCTGAAATCGGTCGCGGTGGCCCCGGCCGAGCTGGAGCAGGCCTTCGACGAGGGCATCGGCTTCGACGGCTCGGCGATCGAGGGATTCGCCCGGGTGTACGAGTCGGACATGATCGCCAAGCCGGATCCGTCGACGTTCCAGGTCCTGCCCTGGCGCGCGGAGGCCCCCGGCACCGCCCGCATGTTCTGCGACATCCTGATGCCTGACGGCTCCCCGTCCTTCGCGGACCCGCGCTACGTCCTGAAGCGCGCCCTGGCGAAGACCTCCGACCTGGGGTTCACCTTCTACACCCACCCCGAGATCGAGTTCTTCCTCCTGAAGGACAAGCCGCTGGACGGCTCGCGGCCCACCCCCGCCGACAACTCCGGCTACTTCGACCACACCCCGCAGAACGTCGGGATGGACTTCCGCCGCCAGGCGATCACGATGCTCGAATCGATGGGCATCTCGGTCGAGTTCAGCCACCACGAGGGTGCGCCGGGCCAGCAGGAGATCGACCTCCGTTACGCGGACGCGCTCTCCACGGCCGACAACATCATGACGTTCCGTCTGGTCATGAAGCAGGTCGCGCTGGAGCAGGGGGTCAACGCGACCTTCATGCCGAAGCCGTTCTCCGAGCACCCCGGCTCGGGCATGCACACGCACCTCTCCCTCTTCGAGGGCGACCGCAACGCCTTCTACGAGTCGGGCTCCGAGTACCAGCTCTCCAAGGTGGGCCGTTCCTTCATCGCGGGCCTCCTGAAGCACGCCGCCGAGATCTCCGCGGTCACCAACCAGTGGGTGAACTCCTACAAGCGCATCTGGGGCGGCTCGGAGCGCACGGCGGGTGCGGGCGGCGAGGCCCCCTCGTACATCTGCTGGGGCCACAACAACCGCAGCGCGCTCATCCGCGTCCCGATGTACAAGCCCGGCAAGACCGGCTCCGCGCGCGTCGAGGTCCGCTCGATCGACTCGGGCGCGAACCCGTACCTGACGTACGCGGTCCTGCTCGCCGCGGGTCTCAAGGGCATCGAGGAGGGCTACGAACTCCCGCCGGGCGCCGACGACGACGTCTGGGCCCTGAGCGACGCGGAACGCCGCGCCATGGGCATCGAGCCGCTCCCGCAGAACCTCGGCGAGGCGATCGCCCTGATGGAGCGCTCGGAACTGGTCGCCGAGACGCTCGGCGAGCACGTCTACGACTTCTTCCTGCGCAACAAGAAGCAGGAGTGGGAGGAGTACAGGTCAGAGGTGACGGCCTTCGAGCTGCGGAAGAACCTGCCGGTGCTGTAA
- a CDS encoding tyrosine-type recombinase/integrase, with protein MAGHIQDRWFKTETDDNGKTVRTKSDRHGSGLRYRARYVGPDGTEKSKSFRDGQKRLAEKWLSRIEADMDANRYVDPKASQTTFRQYAEKWLNSHTADAATRSPVGVHLHRHAIPYLGPRPLGSFRPEHIREWLAELERAIPASSYRRVIFGTVSTVLSAAVEDGYLRQNPCKAQSVRIPAPNPGRIKPWTRERTFAVRSALPEPYRAMVDLGAGCGLRQGEIFGLPLDEVGFDTGWLHVGYQVKMAGGKQVFAPPKREKERDVPLPDQIAAALKVHIEEYPPVLVTLPWLRPDGPRVTKPLLFTGPAGDGAMWRTSFNQRLWKPALVEAGVIPKPKPGEDFLAAREHGMHALRHFYASVLLDAGESIKALSTYLGHTDPGFTLRVYTHLMPSSESRTRNAVDSMYQMTDTHSGQHPSR; from the coding sequence ATGGCCGGCCACATCCAAGACCGCTGGTTCAAGACCGAAACCGACGACAACGGCAAGACCGTCCGCACCAAGTCCGACCGCCACGGCTCCGGCCTGCGCTACCGAGCCCGCTACGTCGGACCCGACGGAACCGAGAAGTCAAAGAGCTTCCGCGACGGACAGAAGCGACTCGCCGAGAAGTGGCTGTCCCGGATCGAAGCGGACATGGACGCCAACCGCTACGTCGATCCGAAGGCGAGTCAGACCACGTTCCGGCAGTACGCCGAGAAGTGGCTCAACTCCCACACTGCCGACGCGGCAACGCGTAGCCCCGTCGGCGTCCATCTACACCGCCACGCAATCCCCTACCTGGGCCCGCGTCCCCTCGGCTCGTTCCGGCCCGAGCACATCCGCGAATGGCTGGCTGAACTGGAACGCGCCATCCCCGCGTCGTCTTACCGCCGCGTCATCTTCGGCACCGTCTCCACCGTGCTCTCCGCTGCCGTCGAAGACGGATACCTCAGGCAGAACCCATGCAAGGCGCAGAGCGTGCGTATCCCCGCCCCGAACCCAGGCCGCATCAAGCCGTGGACGCGTGAGCGCACGTTCGCCGTGCGGTCGGCGCTCCCCGAGCCTTACCGGGCAATGGTCGATCTGGGCGCCGGCTGCGGGCTCCGGCAGGGGGAGATCTTCGGTCTTCCCCTGGACGAGGTGGGGTTCGACACGGGATGGCTACACGTCGGCTACCAAGTCAAAATGGCGGGCGGCAAGCAGGTGTTCGCGCCCCCGAAGCGGGAAAAGGAGCGGGACGTGCCGTTGCCGGACCAGATCGCGGCTGCCCTGAAGGTCCACATCGAGGAGTACCCGCCTGTGCTGGTCACTCTGCCGTGGCTGCGACCGGACGGCCCACGCGTCACAAAGCCACTGCTGTTCACGGGCCCCGCCGGAGACGGCGCCATGTGGCGCACAAGCTTCAATCAGCGGCTCTGGAAACCGGCTCTCGTAGAGGCTGGCGTCATCCCGAAGCCCAAGCCCGGCGAGGACTTCCTGGCCGCCCGCGAACACGGCATGCACGCCTTGCGGCACTTCTACGCCTCAGTGCTGCTCGATGCGGGCGAGAGCATCAAGGCCCTCAGCACCTACCTTGGGCACACGGACCCCGGCTTCACGCTCCGGGTGTACACACACTTGATGCCGAGTAGCGAGAGCCGCACCCGCAACGCCGTGGACAGCATGTACCAGATGACGGACACGCATTCGGGTCAGCACCCGTCCCGTTAG
- a CDS encoding helix-turn-helix domain-containing protein, with the protein MGRTRSDQPDPQTTLRAGLPDRYLTPDDIAEMFEVPKETVYQWRKKRTGPPAFRVGKHLRYDPADVHAYVTKLRHEDAEAA; encoded by the coding sequence ATGGGCCGAACCCGTTCCGATCAACCCGACCCCCAGACGACGCTCCGGGCCGGACTCCCAGACCGCTACCTCACGCCCGACGACATCGCCGAGATGTTCGAGGTGCCCAAGGAGACCGTCTACCAGTGGCGCAAGAAGCGCACGGGCCCGCCCGCCTTCCGCGTCGGCAAGCACCTGCGCTATGACCCCGCCGACGTACACGCCTACGTCACCAAGCTCCGCCATGAAGACGCTGAAGCCGCCTGA
- a CDS encoding ATP-binding protein has protein sequence MSDDEKDPARKVITDYAQSHFRYFRTVDGTVYAQRTGHPVARPIRSQGTTGSHRQELMVGLFRDGVGVFNGTALKEALDLIEALALTEQVQPTHIRVAPGFDGATWLDLGRDDGQSVRIHPTGWDIRVPAPEEVCWRRTQLTGELPLPAKDTNGKGLDQLLRLCNFADAQTECLAIAWLIGCLEPSVPVPAPFLTGPQGAGKSTAGRMLIRIIEGMSSDLRRPPKDEENMITAVAAGWITALDNLSHLAPDLSDLMCCVITGAESIKRALFTDGDVVRSRYRRPVLLTGIDVGIIRPDLAERLLTLRLERPRVRRTEAELWAEYAEILPTVLGSLLDLTVKVRAAEAETPTDLRMADFAHLCAQLDAAMSFGTLAAYRASLDDLNDDVIEGDLLAQTVLRYAAELAPGEEARMTSAEWLHCLTTLYSGEECRPLPKGWPTTGKVLSDRLRRIQPTLAARGVLAEWGRTSAARYIELSRQTPPSPHQQQNAF, from the coding sequence GTGTCCGACGACGAGAAGGACCCAGCCCGCAAGGTCATCACCGACTACGCGCAGTCCCACTTCCGGTACTTCCGCACGGTCGACGGCACTGTGTACGCCCAGCGCACCGGCCACCCCGTGGCCCGCCCCATCCGCTCCCAGGGCACGACCGGGAGCCACCGCCAAGAACTCATGGTCGGCCTCTTCCGCGACGGGGTCGGCGTCTTCAACGGAACAGCCCTCAAGGAGGCGTTGGACTTGATCGAAGCACTCGCACTGACCGAGCAGGTACAGCCCACCCACATCCGTGTTGCCCCCGGATTCGACGGCGCCACCTGGCTTGACCTGGGCCGCGACGACGGCCAGTCGGTACGCATCCACCCCACCGGCTGGGACATCCGCGTCCCCGCGCCGGAAGAGGTCTGCTGGCGGCGCACCCAGCTCACCGGCGAACTCCCCCTTCCTGCCAAGGACACGAACGGCAAGGGCCTGGATCAGCTGCTGCGGCTGTGCAACTTCGCCGACGCCCAGACCGAATGCCTGGCCATCGCCTGGCTCATCGGCTGCCTGGAGCCGTCCGTGCCCGTCCCGGCACCGTTCCTGACCGGCCCGCAGGGCGCGGGCAAATCGACCGCCGGGCGGATGCTCATCCGCATTATCGAGGGGATGAGCAGCGACCTGCGGCGACCCCCGAAGGACGAAGAGAACATGATCACGGCCGTGGCCGCCGGATGGATCACCGCCCTGGACAACCTCTCGCACCTGGCCCCGGACCTGTCCGACCTCATGTGCTGCGTCATCACCGGAGCCGAGAGCATCAAGCGCGCCCTGTTCACCGACGGCGACGTCGTCCGCTCCCGCTACCGCCGCCCGGTGCTGCTCACCGGCATCGACGTCGGCATCATCCGCCCAGACCTCGCCGAACGCCTCCTTACCCTGCGTCTGGAGCGCCCCCGGGTGCGGCGCACCGAGGCGGAGCTGTGGGCGGAGTACGCCGAGATCCTGCCCACCGTCCTCGGCTCGCTCCTGGATCTCACCGTCAAGGTCCGCGCGGCCGAGGCGGAAACCCCCACCGACCTGCGTATGGCCGACTTCGCCCACCTGTGCGCGCAGCTCGACGCAGCGATGAGCTTCGGAACCCTGGCCGCCTACCGAGCCAGCCTGGACGACCTGAACGACGACGTCATCGAAGGCGACCTGCTGGCGCAGACCGTCCTTCGCTACGCCGCCGAACTCGCCCCCGGCGAAGAGGCACGGATGACGTCGGCCGAGTGGCTGCACTGCCTGACCACCCTCTATAGCGGCGAGGAGTGCCGCCCCCTGCCCAAGGGCTGGCCCACCACCGGCAAGGTGCTGTCCGACCGGCTGCGGCGCATCCAGCCCACACTGGCCGCCCGGGGCGTCCTGGCCGAATGGGGCCGCACCAGCGCCGCCCGCTACATCGAGCTCAGCCGTCAGACCCCGCCATCGCCGCACCAACAGCAGAACGCGTTCTGA
- a CDS encoding DNA primase, translated as MTPSSRPRRDHLRPEPTGPLTTALTLASRGVPVLPLRVGKAPFNNCPTCAKNACGGRPNMKQAGPCTCPRPCHAWAAATSNSETLRSAAWASAWRQATAVAYHPAGVRLTVVDLDHADAVTWAHAHLPPTRTVPTTRGQHWIYQGTMPSSNGVRPGVDIKSRMSYARWLGPGTGRLTALPDEVRALAVKPTPARPAPEITATPAPDGGGSCPHRTPAYLARGLTMAEQRITEATSGVHATVYRTFLAVLSTHGRCGCLTDTHVAQLFAAAQSKGERPRHCTDAWTNARAQLGL; from the coding sequence ATGACCCCTTCCTCCCGGCCCCGGCGAGATCATCTCAGGCCAGAGCCGACCGGGCCGCTGACCACCGCGCTCACGCTCGCGTCCCGGGGCGTGCCCGTGCTGCCGCTGCGCGTGGGCAAGGCCCCCTTCAACAACTGCCCGACCTGCGCCAAGAACGCGTGCGGCGGTCGCCCGAACATGAAGCAGGCCGGGCCCTGCACCTGCCCGCGCCCCTGCCACGCCTGGGCAGCGGCGACCAGCAACTCCGAGACTCTCCGGTCTGCGGCGTGGGCGAGCGCCTGGCGGCAGGCCACCGCGGTCGCGTACCACCCCGCCGGCGTCCGCCTCACCGTCGTCGACCTCGACCACGCCGACGCCGTCACCTGGGCTCACGCTCACCTGCCGCCCACCCGCACCGTGCCCACCACACGCGGCCAGCACTGGATCTACCAGGGCACCATGCCCTCCTCCAACGGCGTACGACCCGGCGTCGACATCAAGTCCCGCATGTCATACGCCCGCTGGCTCGGACCCGGCACCGGCCGCCTCACCGCCCTGCCGGACGAGGTCCGCGCGCTCGCCGTGAAGCCCACCCCAGCCCGGCCCGCGCCCGAGATCACCGCCACGCCCGCCCCGGACGGAGGCGGGTCCTGCCCGCACCGCACCCCGGCCTACCTGGCCCGCGGCCTCACGATGGCGGAACAGCGCATCACCGAGGCCACCAGCGGCGTGCACGCCACCGTCTACCGCACCTTCCTGGCCGTGCTCTCCACGCACGGCCGGTGCGGCTGCCTCACTGACACCCACGTCGCCCAGCTGTTCGCCGCCGCGCAGTCCAAGGGCGAAAGGCCCCGGCACTGCACAGATGCGTGGACCAACGCCCGCGCCCAGTTGGGACTGTGA
- the ssb gene encoding single-stranded DNA-binding protein — protein sequence MSAGETSITVIGNLTAEPEVKFTPSGAALAKFTIASTPRVFDRESNQWKDGTTTFFRCAAWRTLAEHIADSLAKGSRVVAFGRIRQHNWETPEGENRSMLAVEIDEIGASLRFTTVAINGKTPANTGASNDAWATDGASSDAKFAEKPPF from the coding sequence ATGTCCGCAGGAGAGACCTCCATCACCGTCATCGGCAACCTAACCGCCGAGCCGGAAGTGAAGTTCACCCCCTCCGGCGCCGCGCTGGCGAAGTTCACCATTGCCTCTACTCCGCGCGTCTTTGACCGCGAGAGCAACCAGTGGAAGGACGGCACCACCACGTTCTTCCGCTGCGCCGCCTGGCGCACCCTGGCCGAACACATCGCCGACTCACTGGCCAAGGGCTCCCGCGTCGTGGCCTTCGGCCGCATCCGCCAGCACAACTGGGAAACCCCCGAGGGTGAGAACCGCTCGATGCTCGCCGTCGAGATCGACGAGATCGGCGCCTCCCTGCGGTTCACCACCGTCGCCATCAACGGCAAGACCCCAGCCAACACCGGGGCATCCAACGACGCGTGGGCCACCGACGGCGCATCGTCCGACGCGAAGTTCGCCGAGAAGCCCCCGTTCTAG
- a CDS encoding NlpC/P60 family protein: protein MKGSAIGLVVVGSGLLAVTATSLTGNPAVSGKANSVANRTAPGSVPARYERLFNAWGNECDAITPSILAAQLKQESGFNPKAKSPVGAMGIAQFMPGTWKNSGFDGNKDGKKDVWDPEDAIPSAAKYMCSVSRDVKDVPGDKTRLALAGYNAGPRAVQKYRGIPPYKETENYVSTIMASAAKMGQAVGGQSNVAVEAVNYASAQIGKDYVWGGNGDADGGFDCSGLTKAAYAQAGVTLPRVASAQYTHLDNDGSLVEKSDLRIGDLVFFSKKKQAGKATPADIDHVGIYIGRGHFLNAPRTGAKVRIEKIWWGTYMGAGRVYPKSTKTKEV, encoded by the coding sequence ATGAAAGGGTCCGCGATCGGCCTGGTGGTGGTCGGATCGGGGTTGTTGGCGGTGACCGCCACGAGCCTGACCGGCAACCCGGCCGTCAGCGGCAAGGCCAACTCGGTGGCCAACCGCACGGCGCCTGGATCGGTGCCCGCACGCTACGAGCGGCTGTTCAACGCCTGGGGTAATGAGTGTGACGCCATCACCCCCAGCATTCTGGCCGCACAGCTCAAACAGGAATCCGGCTTCAACCCGAAGGCTAAATCGCCGGTCGGGGCGATGGGGATAGCGCAGTTCATGCCCGGAACCTGGAAGAACTCCGGGTTCGACGGAAACAAGGACGGCAAGAAGGACGTGTGGGATCCGGAAGACGCGATCCCGTCCGCTGCCAAGTACATGTGCTCGGTCTCCCGGGACGTGAAGGATGTGCCCGGAGACAAGACGCGTCTCGCGCTGGCGGGGTATAACGCCGGACCCAGAGCGGTGCAAAAGTACCGGGGCATACCGCCATACAAGGAGACGGAAAACTACGTCTCCACCATCATGGCGTCCGCCGCGAAGATGGGCCAAGCCGTCGGCGGACAGTCCAACGTCGCCGTCGAGGCGGTCAATTACGCGTCCGCTCAGATAGGCAAGGACTACGTGTGGGGCGGCAACGGCGATGCGGACGGCGGTTTCGACTGCTCCGGCCTCACCAAGGCCGCTTACGCCCAGGCCGGTGTCACGCTCCCCCGAGTCGCCAGCGCCCAGTACACGCACCTCGACAATGACGGATCACTTGTCGAGAAAAGCGATCTGAGGATCGGGGACCTCGTCTTCTTCAGCAAGAAGAAGCAGGCCGGTAAGGCCACTCCCGCCGACATCGACCACGTCGGCATCTACATCGGACGGGGCCATTTTCTGAACGCGCCCCGCACCGGGGCGAAAGTCCGTATCGAAAAGATCTGGTGGGGCACCTACATGGGTGCGGGCCGGGTCTATCCCAAGTCCACGAAAACCAAGGAGGTGTGA
- a CDS encoding type IV secretory system conjugative DNA transfer family protein, which yields MAAKAVEEKEAKETPKPARPVAKKPLSEEARWLIGGLAVTGPASGLVYRDEIESWVYDNRIWLLGIAVLLIGSCVLAMTRAYRRARGPRQRKRTQVVSAFASEGLHDVPPHAPLGAREVPGACQVPDAVASEELQGPEPQGSLGSAEVPDEGIAAPHGTAWGAPPAMPGEVAASLQSDEAPKLAAALKLDYAAGKARTLSRGRVELGEEWVIELPPGGVYGDVAGKRERVISWVDVDATKVTMRPGATSRQVVITVLDEPIYSRIPALPDPVGATCRGVIPVGYDMYGHLVEIKSPVGDTHMLIAGSSGGGKTEEIKWLVYFALVNGWDIVLVDAKGDGDLAYTEKACLIYEEVPDHERMMEIIAFVEGKHEQRSSENSASVRAGNGKAKHRPLLFIIDEVSTYTDEADSKKEATAFEAKMKTASRKFRSSKILVVLSTQNPKSEVINTSIRSNHRVRLAFGCAETGQSDVILGGGTARAGHDASKLPGIDGAAILQVKDKNCEMRGFLVTDEELNAAIDARAEEFHETEPEHVRLVREAYAGAAFLSTVEFASRLREMGVNIAGGEDAGKTGIAVGEWLYEHFGRDVPQAQKRIEGQRVRGRELAEILRR from the coding sequence ATGGCCGCCAAAGCGGTCGAAGAGAAGGAAGCCAAAGAGACGCCGAAACCGGCAAGGCCTGTGGCGAAGAAGCCACTGTCCGAAGAGGCGAGATGGCTGATCGGCGGGCTCGCTGTCACGGGGCCCGCCTCCGGGCTGGTCTACCGGGACGAGATCGAATCCTGGGTCTACGACAACCGCATCTGGCTGCTCGGCATCGCCGTGCTGCTGATCGGATCGTGTGTGCTGGCCATGACCAGGGCCTACCGGCGCGCCCGGGGGCCGCGTCAGCGCAAGAGGACGCAGGTCGTGTCCGCCTTCGCCTCCGAAGGGCTGCACGACGTGCCACCGCACGCCCCCTTGGGGGCCCGTGAGGTTCCTGGCGCCTGCCAGGTTCCTGACGCGGTCGCCTCAGAAGAGCTTCAAGGCCCCGAACCGCAAGGCTCCTTGGGCTCCGCTGAGGTTCCTGACGAGGGCATTGCCGCCCCGCATGGGACTGCGTGGGGGGCGCCCCCGGCCATGCCGGGAGAGGTGGCCGCGTCGCTCCAGAGTGATGAGGCCCCCAAGCTGGCGGCTGCGCTGAAGCTCGACTACGCGGCGGGTAAGGCCCGCACGCTCAGCCGGGGGCGCGTCGAGCTGGGCGAGGAGTGGGTCATTGAGCTGCCGCCCGGTGGCGTGTACGGGGATGTGGCCGGTAAGCGGGAACGGGTGATCTCGTGGGTCGACGTGGACGCCACGAAGGTGACGATGCGCCCGGGGGCCACCTCCCGGCAGGTCGTCATCACCGTCCTCGATGAGCCGATCTACAGCCGCATCCCCGCCCTCCCCGATCCGGTGGGAGCAACGTGCCGGGGTGTCATTCCGGTCGGCTACGACATGTACGGCCACCTGGTGGAAATCAAGTCCCCGGTCGGTGATACGCACATGCTGATCGCTGGATCGTCCGGTGGCGGAAAGACCGAAGAGATCAAGTGGCTCGTCTATTTCGCCCTGGTCAATGGCTGGGACATCGTCCTGGTCGACGCCAAGGGTGACGGCGACCTCGCATACACGGAAAAGGCATGCCTGATCTACGAAGAGGTGCCCGACCACGAACGAATGATGGAAATCATCGCCTTCGTGGAGGGAAAACACGAGCAGCGCTCTTCGGAGAACAGTGCATCGGTGCGAGCCGGAAACGGCAAGGCGAAACACCGGCCGCTGCTGTTCATCATCGACGAGGTCAGCACTTACACCGATGAAGCCGATTCGAAGAAGGAGGCGACCGCATTCGAGGCAAAAATGAAGACCGCCTCCCGCAAGTTCCGCTCCTCGAAGATCCTCGTCGTCCTGTCGACGCAGAATCCGAAATCGGAAGTCATCAACACGTCGATTCGTTCGAATCATCGTGTGCGCCTGGCTTTCGGCTGCGCGGAGACCGGACAGTCAGACGTCATCCTCGGGGGCGGAACAGCGCGGGCCGGTCATGACGCCTCCAAGCTCCCCGGCATCGACGGTGCAGCAATTCTCCAGGTCAAGGACAAGAACTGCGAGATGCGCGGATTCCTTGTCACGGACGAGGAACTCAACGCAGCCATCGATGCCCGAGCAGAGGAATTCCACGAGACCGAGCCCGAACACGTGCGTCTCGTCCGCGAGGCGTACGCCGGTGCGGCGTTCCTTTCCACCGTCGAATTCGCCTCCCGGCTGCGCGAGATGGGAGTGAACATCGCCGGTGGAGAGGACGCGGGAAAAACCGGAATAGCCGTCGGTGAATGGCTTTATGAGCACTTCGGCCGCGATGTGCCGCAGGCGCAGAAGCGGATCGAAGGCCAGCGCGTCAGAGGCCGCGAGCTGGCGGAGATCCTCCGCCGCTGA
- a CDS encoding GntR family transcriptional regulator, which produces MDWMEWGGGSAPTAKDIAAYYRSRIAAGELEPLAPLPPGRKLAKHLKVALATVQSAYDVLKSEGLADSRPGSGTYVAEATEAGSAQDRAQGFRELQGQLSAVTSQLAELSERVAKLEGDRTDSA; this is translated from the coding sequence ATGGACTGGATGGAGTGGGGCGGCGGCAGCGCACCGACGGCGAAGGACATCGCGGCGTACTACCGATCCCGGATCGCGGCCGGTGAGTTGGAGCCATTGGCTCCGCTCCCGCCCGGCCGGAAGCTCGCCAAGCACCTGAAGGTTGCTCTCGCGACCGTCCAGAGTGCCTACGACGTGCTGAAGAGCGAAGGTCTGGCGGACTCCCGTCCCGGCAGCGGCACCTACGTTGCCGAAGCCACCGAGGCCGGAAGTGCGCAGGATCGAGCCCAAGGGTTTCGCGAGTTGCAGGGCCAGTTGAGTGCTGTCACCTCTCAACTCGCCGAGCTTTCCGAGCGTGTGGCGAAGCTCGAAGGAGACCGGACCGACTCCGCGTAG